CGCCCCCGTGCGCAGCACATCTAAAGTTCAGAAACGGACGCACCCGCTCCATGCAGAAAACAGCCGCCGACCTTAGCCGACTGTTCGGCTCCGAGCGCGTCCTTTGGGAACGCGAACACCTGGCGACCTACGGGTTCGACGGCACGGCAGCCTTGTCCGGTGAACCCGGATGCGTGGTGCTGCCTAAAACCACGGATGAGGTCGTCCAGGTGGTCCGTTACGCCGCCGCAAACAGGATTCCCGTCGTCACGCGCGGCTCCGGCACCGGGCTGAGCGGCGGGAGTGTGCCGGTACCTGACTGCATCGTGCTCTGTCTGGTGCAGATGGACCGCGTTCTCGAACTCGATCGAAAGAACCTCACCATCCGGGTTGAGAGCGGGGTGATAACCCAGAAAGTCGCTGACCTGGCGGACGCCGCCGGGCTGCTTTACCCGCCCGATCCGGGTTCGATGCGGATCTCGACCATCGGGGGCAACGTGGCGGAGAATTCGGGCGGCTTGCGTGGCCTGAAGTACGGGGTCACGCGCGATTACGTGATGGGACTCGAGGTCGTGCTGGCCAGCGGCGAGGCGGTTTCTTTCGGCAACAAATGCGTCAAAGATGTTGAGGGTTACTCGATGAAAGACGTCTTCATCGGTTCGGAAGGCACCCTGGGCATCATCACCCAGGTACTTTTGCAGCTGGTGCCGAGACCGGCGGCGAAGAAGACTTTGCTGGCCACCTTTGAGCAGATGGATGCGGCGGCGGAAACGGTATCGGCCATCATTGCCGCCAAGATCATCCCTTGCACCCTGGAGTTTCTGGACCGGATCACGATCAAGTGCGTGGAAGACTATGCCCATGTGGGTCTGCCGCTGGATGCCGAAGCGATCCTGCTCATGGAAACGGACGGTCACCCCGCGGTGGTTGAGGAGGAGACGCAACAGATGGCGGCGATCGCGCGCGAGCATGGGGCCCGGGCCGTGCAGGTGGCCGCGACCGCAGAGGAAGCCGGCCAATTGGCGACCGCACGCCGGATGGCTTTTTCGGCGCTGGCGCGGTTTTCGCCTACGACGATCCTGGAAGACGCCACCGTGCCACGCAGCGAACTGGCCAACATGATCCGTTTCATCCAGCAGACGGCTGCAAAATATAACGTGCCCGTAGG
The Verrucomicrobiota bacterium genome window above contains:
- a CDS encoding FAD-binding protein — protein: MQKTAADLSRLFGSERVLWEREHLATYGFDGTAALSGEPGCVVLPKTTDEVVQVVRYAAANRIPVVTRGSGTGLSGGSVPVPDCIVLCLVQMDRVLELDRKNLTIRVESGVITQKVADLADAAGLLYPPDPGSMRISTIGGNVAENSGGLRGLKYGVTRDYVMGLEVVLASGEAVSFGNKCVKDVEGYSMKDVFIGSEGTLGIITQVLLQLVPRPAAKKTLLATFEQMDAAAETVSAIIAAKIIPCTLEFLDRITIKCVEDYAHVGLPLDAEAILLMETDGHPAVVEEETQQMAAIAREHGARAVQVAATAEEAGQLATARRMAFSALARFSPTTILEDATVPRSELANMIRFIQQTAAKYNVPVGTFGHMGDGNLHPTFLTDEKNVDEMARVEKAMHEIFERAVELGGTITGEHGVGLAKKAFLPKAIGDASLDVMRRLKRTLDPDNILNPGKIFD